A genome region from Geminicoccus roseus DSM 18922 includes the following:
- the tsf gene encoding translation elongation factor Ts: MAEITADLVKRLREQTGAGMMDCKKALQATDGDYEEAVDWLRKKGLAAAAKKSGRTAAEGLVGLELAGTKGALVEINAETDFVSRNEQFQAIVREAAKLTLDAGDDVEKLKGLTVQSTGRTIADEITNGIAVIGENMTLRRSTTVAVEDGVVAGYMHGQLAPGLGKIGVLVGLQSSGDKDKLAEIGKQIAMHVAATNPQSVSTDDLDQNVVARERAIFADQAAASGKPANIIEKMVDGRIRKFYEEVVLLEQVFVVNPDQRVKDVIAQASKDVGAPVTLTAFVRMQVGEGIEKGPGDDLAAEVAKLAGV; encoded by the coding sequence ATGGCTGAGATTACCGCCGACCTCGTCAAGCGCCTGCGCGAGCAGACCGGGGCCGGCATGATGGACTGCAAGAAGGCCCTGCAGGCCACCGACGGCGACTACGAGGAAGCCGTCGACTGGCTGCGCAAGAAGGGCCTGGCCGCGGCCGCGAAGAAATCCGGGCGCACCGCCGCCGAGGGCCTGGTCGGCCTGGAGCTGGCCGGCACCAAGGGCGCCCTGGTCGAGATCAACGCCGAGACCGACTTCGTGTCGCGCAACGAGCAGTTCCAGGCGATCGTCCGCGAGGCGGCCAAGCTGACGCTGGATGCGGGCGACGACGTGGAGAAGCTCAAGGGCCTCACCGTGCAGTCGACCGGCCGCACCATCGCCGACGAGATCACCAACGGCATCGCGGTGATCGGCGAGAACATGACCCTGCGCCGCTCCACGACCGTTGCGGTCGAGGACGGCGTGGTCGCCGGCTACATGCACGGCCAGCTGGCGCCGGGCCTGGGCAAGATCGGTGTGCTGGTCGGCCTGCAGTCGAGCGGCGACAAGGACAAGCTCGCCGAGATCGGCAAGCAGATCGCCATGCACGTGGCGGCGACCAACCCGCAGTCGGTCTCCACCGACGACCTCGACCAGAACGTCGTGGCGCGCGAGCGGGCGATCTTCGCCGACCAGGCGGCCGCCTCGGGCAAGCCCGCCAACATCATCGAGAAGATGGTCGACGGTCGGATCCGCAAGTTCTACGAGGAAGTCGTGCTTCTGGAGCAGGTCTTCGTCGTGAACCCGGACCAGCGGGTCAAGGACGTGATCGCCCAGGCGTCCAAGGACGTGGGCGCGCCGGTGACGCTCACCGCGTTCGTGCGGATGCAGGTCGGCGAGGGCATCGAGAAGGGCCCGGGCGACGACCTCGCCGCCGAGGTGGCGAAGCTGGCCGGCGTCTGA
- the pyrH gene encoding UMP kinase produces the protein MSEDSVTSDETSAAGRPRWKRVLMKMSGEALLGGQASGHDRAVLERLAADIAAVQAMGVQQCLVIGGGNIVRGASLAGSGIDRASADYMGMLGTVINALAVQAFIERAGVPTRVMSAIPMAAVCEPYIRRRAIRHLEKGRVVLFAAGTGNPFFTTDTGAALRAAEMNCDAILKGTQVDGVYSADPKKDPHATRYERLSYQKVLADDLKVMDASAIALARESRIPIVVFRVREAGAYAQVVEGRGPHTVIDGEEQR, from the coding sequence ATGAGCGAGGATAGCGTCACTTCCGACGAGACATCCGCGGCCGGAAGGCCGCGCTGGAAGCGGGTGCTGATGAAGATGTCCGGCGAGGCCCTCCTCGGCGGACAGGCTTCCGGCCACGACCGGGCAGTCCTGGAGCGGCTGGCCGCCGACATCGCGGCGGTGCAGGCGATGGGCGTCCAGCAATGCCTGGTGATCGGCGGCGGCAACATCGTGCGCGGCGCCAGCCTGGCCGGCTCCGGCATCGACCGGGCCAGCGCCGACTACATGGGCATGCTCGGCACCGTCATCAACGCGCTGGCGGTGCAGGCCTTCATCGAGCGGGCAGGCGTGCCGACCCGGGTGATGTCGGCGATCCCAATGGCGGCGGTGTGCGAGCCCTATATCCGCCGCCGGGCGATCCGCCACCTGGAGAAGGGGCGGGTCGTGCTGTTCGCGGCGGGCACCGGCAACCCGTTCTTCACCACCGACACCGGGGCGGCGCTGCGCGCGGCCGAGATGAACTGCGACGCCATCCTGAAGGGCACGCAGGTCGACGGCGTCTATTCCGCGGACCCGAAAAAGGATCCGCATGCGACCCGCTACGAGCGCCTGAGCTATCAGAAGGTGCTGGCGGACGATCTCAAGGTGATGGACGCTTCCGCGATCGCCCTGGCGCGCGAGAGCCGCATCCCGATCGTGGTGTTCCGGGTACGGGAGGCCGGCGCCTATGCGCAGGTGGTCGAGGGACGCGGACCGCATACGGTGATCGACGGGGAGGAGCAGAGATGA
- the frr gene encoding ribosome recycling factor, whose product MSVKTFDLESVNKRMDGAIEALKKELSGVRAGRASTAMLEPVIVEAYGAEMPLAQCATITVSDARLLQVQVWDRGLVKAVEKAIRSANLGLNPQVEGQVMRLPLPEMSRERRQELAKLAQKYAESTRIAIRNVRRDGMDQLKKLEKDSHISQDEQSKHSDDIQKLTDKHIELVGQLLAQKEKDIMQV is encoded by the coding sequence ATGAGCGTGAAGACTTTCGACCTCGAATCCGTCAACAAGCGGATGGACGGCGCCATCGAGGCGCTGAAGAAGGAATTGTCGGGCGTGCGCGCCGGGCGGGCCTCCACCGCGATGCTGGAGCCGGTGATCGTCGAGGCCTACGGCGCCGAGATGCCGCTGGCGCAGTGCGCCACCATCACGGTGTCGGACGCGCGCCTCCTGCAGGTGCAGGTCTGGGACCGCGGCCTGGTCAAGGCGGTGGAGAAGGCGATCCGCTCGGCCAATCTGGGCCTGAACCCGCAGGTCGAGGGCCAGGTGATGCGGCTGCCGCTGCCCGAGATGTCGCGTGAGCGGCGGCAGGAACTGGCCAAGCTGGCGCAGAAGTATGCGGAGAGCACGCGGATCGCGATCCGCAACGTGCGGCGCGACGGCATGGACCAGTTGAAGAAGCTGGAAAAGGACAGCCACATCTCGCAGGATGAGCAGTCCAAACATTCCGACGATATTCAGAAGCTGACCGACAAGCACATCGAATTGGTCGGGCAGTTGCTTGCGCAGAAAGAAAAGGACATCATGCAGGTCTGA
- a CDS encoding isoprenyl transferase, translated as MLPSTAPGTPSSLPVHVAIIMDGNRRWARARGMPAVMGHRRGADSVRRAIRAAVREGVRYLTLFAFSSENWRRPAFEVGELMNLLRFYLRKELSELHKEGVRIRVIGDRTRLANDIQLMLAEAEALTASNDRLDLILALNYGSRWEITEAVRRMVDDARAGRLESGAVDEDLISRHLSTFDIPDPDLLIRTSGEQRISNFLLWQLAYTEIVFLDVAWPDFDEQHFRAALLEFARRERRYGASSSAQVG; from the coding sequence ATCTTGCCGTCCACCGCACCGGGCACTCCGTCCTCCCTGCCCGTGCACGTCGCCATCATCATGGACGGGAACCGTCGCTGGGCCCGGGCGCGGGGCATGCCGGCCGTCATGGGCCATCGCCGCGGCGCCGATTCCGTACGCCGCGCCATCCGCGCCGCGGTGCGCGAGGGCGTGCGCTACCTGACCCTGTTCGCCTTCAGCTCGGAGAACTGGCGCCGGCCGGCCTTCGAGGTCGGCGAACTGATGAACCTCCTGCGCTTCTACCTGCGCAAGGAACTCTCCGAGCTGCACAAGGAGGGGGTCCGCATCCGGGTGATCGGCGACCGCACCCGGCTCGCCAACGACATCCAGCTGATGCTGGCCGAGGCCGAGGCGCTCACCGCCAGCAACGACCGGCTCGACCTGATCCTGGCGCTGAACTACGGCTCGCGCTGGGAGATCACCGAGGCGGTGCGCCGGATGGTCGACGACGCCCGGGCCGGCCGGCTGGAATCCGGTGCGGTGGACGAGGACCTGATCAGCCGGCACCTGAGCACCTTCGACATCCCCGACCCGGACCTCCTGATCCGCACCTCCGGCGAGCAGCGGATCAGCAACTTCCTGCTCTGGCAGCTGGCCTATACCGAGATCGTCTTCCTGGACGTCGCCTGGCCGGACTTCGACGAGCAGCATTTCCGCGCCGCGCTGCTCGAGTTCGCCCGCCGCGAACGCCGCTATGGAGCGTCCAGCAGCGCCCAGGTCGGCTGA
- a CDS encoding phosphatidate cytidylyltransferase, translating into MKVTRDFDPAFYKRLTSGLALVTLAIAGLWTGGWAFDLLVVAAAAFMAYEYGRIVARLRGDTGLNEPAILTTAAATLLGVVGLYRGGAAEGMAAIALVALAAVAIRALFGRTDGNRAGFGAVYIALPCLVIIDLRLVEPQGFSIVLWMFAVIWSTDTVAYLVGRSVGGPKVAPAISPGKTWSGCIGGAVGGVVAGMVVAMATEGSPAAAGVAALFVSIAGQIGDLFESRLKRVAGLKDSGSLIPGHGGFLDRLDAVLFAAPVTALFVYILGPGVLT; encoded by the coding sequence GTGAAGGTGACCCGGGACTTCGATCCGGCCTTCTACAAGCGCCTGACCTCCGGCCTGGCGCTGGTGACCCTGGCGATCGCCGGGCTTTGGACCGGCGGCTGGGCGTTCGACCTGCTGGTGGTCGCCGCGGCCGCGTTCATGGCCTACGAGTATGGCCGGATCGTGGCGCGGCTGCGCGGCGACACCGGGCTGAACGAGCCGGCGATCCTGACCACCGCCGCGGCGACCCTTCTGGGCGTGGTCGGCCTCTACCGGGGCGGCGCCGCGGAAGGGATGGCCGCCATCGCCCTGGTGGCGCTGGCCGCGGTCGCGATCCGCGCCCTGTTCGGGCGCACCGACGGCAACCGCGCCGGGTTCGGCGCGGTCTACATCGCCCTGCCATGCCTGGTGATCATCGACCTGCGCCTGGTGGAGCCGCAGGGCTTCTCGATCGTGCTCTGGATGTTCGCGGTGATCTGGTCCACCGACACGGTGGCCTACCTGGTGGGCCGCAGCGTCGGCGGGCCCAAGGTCGCGCCGGCGATCAGCCCGGGCAAGACCTGGTCCGGCTGCATCGGCGGGGCGGTCGGCGGCGTCGTGGCCGGCATGGTGGTGGCGATGGCCACCGAGGGCAGCCCGGCAGCGGCGGGCGTGGCGGCCTTGTTCGTCTCGATCGCCGGCCAGATCGGCGACCTGTTCGAATCCCGCCTCAAGCGCGTCGCCGGCCTGAAGGATTCCGGCAGCCTGATCCCGGGCCATGGCGGCTTCCTGGACCGCCTGGATGCGGTGCTGTTCGCAGCGCCGGTCACCGCTTTGTTTGTCTACATCCTGGGCCCGGGCGTGCTGACATGA
- a CDS encoding 1-deoxy-D-xylulose-5-phosphate reductoisomerase translates to MTGLTVLGATGSIGQSTLSLVDEHPDRFRIRALTAHSRPDELAELALRHRPDLTVIGDDAHHARLKERLAGSGLATAAGLDGLLAAAELPAERVVAGIVGIAGLAPTLAAVRRGAVVALANKECLVAAGDLFRAAVARHGAKLLPLDSEHNALFQAMVGSDGADVEKLTITASGGPFRTAPLAEMRAASPETALRHPNWSMGAKISIDSATMINKGLELIEAHQLFGLPDDRLDVLVHPQSVVHGMVHYRDGSVIAQLGCSDMRVPIAYCLGHPARLPSSVPRLDLARLATLTFQAPDHERFPALPLARACLRAGGAAPTILNAADEVAVAAFLDRRIGFLDIVAVIEEVLAGSDAGAPADLDAVYAIDAEARRAALQAVAQRSHRPVSELAS, encoded by the coding sequence ATGACCGGGCTCACCGTGCTGGGCGCCACCGGCTCGATCGGCCAAAGCACGCTGTCGCTGGTCGACGAGCATCCCGACCGCTTCCGGATCCGGGCGCTGACCGCCCATTCCCGGCCGGACGAGCTGGCCGAGCTCGCCCTGCGCCACCGGCCCGACCTCACCGTGATCGGCGACGACGCCCATCATGCCCGGCTCAAGGAACGCCTGGCCGGCAGCGGGCTTGCCACCGCGGCCGGGCTGGACGGGCTGCTGGCCGCGGCGGAACTGCCGGCCGAGCGGGTGGTGGCCGGGATCGTCGGGATCGCCGGGCTGGCGCCGACCCTGGCCGCGGTGCGCCGGGGAGCAGTGGTGGCGCTGGCCAACAAGGAATGCCTGGTGGCGGCGGGAGACCTGTTCCGCGCCGCCGTGGCGCGCCATGGTGCAAAGCTGCTGCCGCTGGATTCCGAGCACAACGCCCTGTTCCAGGCGATGGTCGGCAGCGACGGCGCCGATGTCGAGAAGCTGACCATCACCGCGTCCGGCGGGCCGTTCCGCACGGCACCCCTGGCGGAGATGCGCGCCGCCAGCCCCGAGACCGCGCTACGCCACCCCAACTGGTCGATGGGGGCGAAGATCAGCATCGACAGCGCCACCATGATCAACAAGGGCCTGGAGCTGATCGAGGCGCACCAGCTGTTCGGCCTGCCCGACGACCGCCTGGACGTGCTGGTGCACCCGCAATCGGTGGTGCACGGGATGGTGCATTATCGTGATGGCTCGGTGATCGCCCAGCTGGGATGCTCCGACATGCGGGTGCCGATCGCCTATTGCCTGGGCCATCCGGCCCGGCTGCCTTCCTCGGTGCCGCGCCTGGACCTGGCCCGGCTGGCCACCCTGACCTTCCAGGCGCCCGACCACGAGCGCTTCCCGGCGCTGCCGCTCGCCAGGGCGTGCTTGCGGGCGGGCGGTGCCGCACCTACGATCCTCAATGCCGCCGATGAGGTGGCGGTCGCAGCCTTCCTGGACCGGCGCATCGGCTTTCTCGACATCGTCGCGGTGATCGAGGAGGTGCTGGCGGGGTCCGATGCCGGTGCGCCCGCCGATCTCGACGCGGTCTATGCCATCGACGCAGAAGCCCGCCGGGCCGCCCTGCAGGCGGTGGCGCAACGTTCGCATCGTCCCGTTTCGGAGCTCGCGTCATGA
- the rseP gene encoding RIP metalloprotease RseP, which produces MIGTLFQYIVPFLIILTIVVFVHEYGHFRVARACGVRVDVFSVGFGPELFGWTDKHNTRWKFSAIPLGGYVKMHGDLDAASARSDSATVADPTAFPAKTVWQRAAIVFAGPAANFVFAIVALTFLFVVSGRPFTPPVVGQVVEASPAAEAGILPGDRIVAIDGTPVDSFEQLQTLVSPRPDETVMVLLQREGEEIELPLVPELTEFTDRFGNEHRVGRIGIGSGGIEFRRSSLLTAPVEAVTETWRMIAGTFAGLWEMIVGSRGTQELGGPIRIAQMSGEIAQDGLVPAIWFTAVLSINLGLINLFPIPMLDGGHLVMYAAEAIRGRPLAERAQEIAFRFGLAMVLSLMVFATWNDLVNLKVIEFLKGWVS; this is translated from the coding sequence ATGATCGGCACGCTCTTTCAGTATATTGTGCCGTTTCTGATCATCCTGACCATCGTCGTGTTCGTGCACGAATACGGCCACTTCCGGGTGGCGCGGGCCTGCGGGGTCCGGGTCGACGTGTTCTCGGTGGGCTTCGGGCCCGAGCTGTTCGGCTGGACCGACAAGCACAACACCCGCTGGAAGTTCAGCGCCATCCCGCTTGGCGGCTACGTCAAGATGCATGGCGACCTGGACGCCGCCAGCGCGCGCAGCGATTCCGCCACGGTGGCCGACCCCACCGCGTTCCCGGCCAAGACGGTCTGGCAGCGGGCCGCCATCGTGTTCGCCGGCCCGGCCGCCAACTTCGTGTTCGCGATCGTGGCGCTGACCTTCCTGTTCGTGGTGAGCGGCCGGCCCTTCACCCCGCCGGTGGTGGGCCAGGTGGTCGAGGCCAGCCCGGCCGCCGAGGCCGGCATCCTGCCGGGCGACCGGATCGTCGCGATCGACGGCACCCCGGTCGACAGCTTCGAGCAGTTGCAGACCCTGGTCTCGCCGCGTCCGGACGAGACGGTCATGGTGCTGCTGCAGCGCGAGGGCGAGGAGATCGAGCTGCCGCTGGTGCCTGAGCTCACCGAGTTCACCGACCGGTTCGGCAACGAGCACCGGGTCGGCCGGATCGGCATCGGCAGCGGCGGGATCGAGTTCAGGCGCAGCTCGCTCTTGACCGCCCCGGTGGAGGCGGTGACCGAGACCTGGCGGATGATCGCCGGCACGTTTGCCGGCCTGTGGGAGATGATCGTCGGCTCGCGCGGCACCCAGGAACTGGGCGGCCCGATCCGGATCGCGCAGATGTCCGGCGAGATCGCCCAGGACGGCCTGGTCCCGGCGATCTGGTTTACCGCGGTGCTCTCGATCAATCTGGGGTTGATCAACCTGTTTCCGATCCCGATGCTCGACGGCGGCCACCTGGTGATGTACGCGGCCGAGGCCATCCGTGGCCGTCCCCTGGCCGAACGGGCCCAGGAAATCGCGTTCCGTTTCGGACTGGCCATGGTGCTTTCCCTCATGGTATTCGCCACTTGGAACGATTTGGTGAACCTTAAGGTCATCGAGTTCCTTAAAGGGTGGGTTTCCTGA
- the bamA gene encoding outer membrane protein assembly factor BamA, whose product MSTSLLTGTAAYRAAMAQEQSTALTEIVVQGNQRIERATIENYLSMRVGDPITDDKIDDSLKTLFATGLFDDVRIEREGSTVVVTVVENPIINQVAFEGNDRITDEVLSQEVQLQPRTVFTRARVQAAVTRILDIYRSSGRYGATVEPKVIELDQNRVNLVFEIKEGPLTGVGGISFIGNENYSDSALRGAIQTKESAWYRFFTSDDTYDPDRLAYDEELLRRFYTSRGYAQFEVRSAVAELSPDGTDFFITFTVDEGELFDFGEIEVSSNVRDVQPEELQALLVPEVGTTYDSDQIEKTVDDLTDRLSVLGYAFTKVNPVQRLDPEAKTVSVNFAIDEGPRVYVERIDIRGNVRTLDRVIRREFRLAEGDAFNADLLRRSQQRVRALGFFDNVGVNTLQGSAPDKVVITVDVTERSTGELSFGAGYSTSDGVLGDVRLRERNLLGRGQDLDAQFTFSGRRQDIGLGFTEPYFMGRDLSVGIDLFSRQTDFQDESSFDERNVGGTLRANYPLTENWRHGVRYTLRNDKIFDVAEDSSPYIRDEEGDRTSSIIGQTFTYDTRDDRFLPNAGVLFRYDQDLAGLGGDNQWFKQELRADWYYSIVPDVVLNLAASGGYIFAFGGEEVHLSDRFFIGGSSFRGFEFAGIGPRDVDYDDSLGGNLYYVGTAEMRFPLGLPEELQIFGRGFAQAGTLTDIDISGPGLEDSGSIRASAGVGISWISPLGPLAIDFAVPFAKEDYDQTEEFRLSFGTRF is encoded by the coding sequence TTGTCCACATCGCTGCTCACGGGGACCGCCGCCTACCGGGCGGCGATGGCGCAGGAGCAGTCCACGGCGCTCACCGAGATCGTGGTCCAGGGCAACCAGCGCATCGAGCGGGCGACCATCGAGAACTATCTCTCGATGCGGGTGGGCGACCCGATCACCGACGACAAGATCGACGATTCCCTCAAGACCCTGTTCGCCACCGGGTTGTTCGACGACGTCCGCATCGAGCGGGAAGGCTCGACGGTGGTGGTGACCGTGGTCGAGAACCCGATCATCAACCAGGTGGCGTTCGAGGGTAACGACCGGATCACCGACGAGGTGCTGAGCCAGGAGGTGCAGCTGCAGCCGCGCACGGTGTTCACCCGCGCCCGCGTCCAGGCCGCCGTCACCCGCATCCTCGACATCTACCGCTCCAGCGGCCGCTACGGCGCCACGGTTGAGCCCAAGGTGATCGAGCTCGACCAGAACCGCGTCAACCTGGTGTTCGAGATCAAGGAGGGACCGCTCACCGGGGTGGGCGGCATCAGCTTCATCGGCAACGAGAACTATTCCGACTCGGCCCTGCGCGGCGCGATCCAGACCAAGGAAAGCGCCTGGTACCGGTTCTTCACCTCCGACGACACCTACGACCCGGACCGGCTGGCCTATGACGAGGAGCTGCTGCGCCGCTTCTACACCAGCCGCGGCTATGCCCAGTTCGAGGTGCGCTCGGCGGTGGCCGAGCTGTCGCCGGACGGCACCGACTTCTTCATCACCTTCACGGTCGACGAGGGCGAGCTGTTCGACTTCGGCGAGATCGAGGTCAGCAGCAACGTCCGGGATGTCCAGCCCGAGGAGCTGCAGGCCCTGCTGGTGCCGGAGGTCGGCACGACCTACGACAGCGACCAGATCGAGAAGACCGTCGACGACCTGACCGACCGGCTGTCGGTGCTGGGCTACGCCTTCACCAAGGTGAACCCGGTGCAGCGCCTGGATCCCGAGGCGAAGACCGTCTCGGTGAATTTCGCGATCGACGAGGGGCCGCGCGTCTATGTCGAGCGGATCGACATCCGCGGCAACGTGCGCACCCTGGACCGGGTGATCCGCCGCGAGTTCCGCCTAGCCGAGGGCGACGCGTTCAACGCCGACCTCCTGCGCCGCTCGCAGCAGCGCGTCCGCGCCCTGGGCTTCTTCGACAATGTCGGGGTCAACACCCTCCAGGGCTCCGCCCCGGACAAGGTGGTGATCACCGTGGACGTGACCGAGCGCTCCACCGGCGAACTCTCGTTCGGCGCCGGCTACTCGACCTCGGACGGCGTCTTGGGCGACGTGCGGCTGCGCGAGCGCAACCTGCTCGGCCGCGGCCAGGACCTGGACGCCCAGTTCACCTTCTCCGGCCGCCGCCAGGACATCGGCCTGGGCTTCACCGAGCCCTACTTCATGGGCCGCGACCTGTCGGTCGGCATCGACCTGTTCTCGCGCCAGACCGACTTCCAGGACGAATCGTCGTTCGACGAGCGCAACGTCGGCGGCACCCTGCGCGCCAACTACCCGCTCACGGAGAACTGGCGCCACGGCGTGCGCTACACGCTGCGCAACGACAAGATCTTCGACGTCGCCGAGGACAGCTCGCCCTACATCCGGGACGAGGAGGGCGACCGCACCTCCTCGATCATCGGCCAGACCTTCACCTACGACACCCGCGACGACCGCTTCCTGCCCAATGCAGGCGTGCTGTTCCGCTACGACCAGGACCTGGCCGGGCTGGGCGGCGACAACCAGTGGTTCAAGCAGGAGCTCCGGGCCGACTGGTACTACTCGATCGTTCCGGACGTGGTGCTCAACCTGGCAGCCTCGGGCGGCTACATCTTCGCCTTCGGCGGCGAGGAAGTGCACCTGTCCGACCGGTTCTTCATCGGCGGTTCCAGCTTCCGCGGCTTCGAGTTTGCCGGCATCGGCCCGCGCGACGTGGACTATGACGACTCGCTGGGCGGCAACCTCTATTATGTCGGCACCGCGGAAATGCGCTTCCCGCTGGGCCTGCCCGAGGAACTTCAGATCTTCGGTCGCGGTTTCGCCCAGGCGGGTACGCTGACCGACATCGACATCAGCGGGCCGGGGCTCGAGGATTCCGGATCGATCCGTGCCTCGGCGGGCGTCGGGATCTCCTGGATCTCTCCGCTTGGACCTTTGGCGATTGATTTCGCCGTGCCCTTCGCCAAAGAAGACTATGACCAGACCGAGGAGTTCCGGCTTTCCTTCGGCACCCGGTTCTGA
- a CDS encoding OmpH family outer membrane protein: MISTETRAGLRLAGRAALVVLAAGFAAPALAQQAATPPAVDAGVEESLPPAVVGIIDYQKILRDAKAAASIRDQVEARRKSYQEEIGQQEQELREQDQALVKQRTVLSPEAFSAKRGEFEKEVAEVQKNVQARRRELDEVTAVALAEVREAIIQVVSQLAEAKGFNVVVPSSTVLVFSPRIDITMDVLQRLDERLPDVKVAETAPELSQQPQQPQ; this comes from the coding sequence ATGATCAGCACCGAAACGCGGGCGGGCCTCCGGCTCGCCGGCCGCGCGGCCCTGGTCGTCCTGGCCGCCGGCTTCGCCGCGCCGGCCCTGGCCCAGCAGGCCGCCACCCCGCCGGCCGTGGACGCCGGCGTGGAGGAGAGCCTGCCGCCGGCCGTGGTCGGCATCATCGACTACCAGAAGATCCTGCGTGACGCGAAGGCGGCCGCCAGCATCCGCGACCAGGTGGAGGCGCGGCGCAAGTCCTACCAGGAGGAGATCGGCCAGCAGGAGCAGGAACTGCGCGAGCAGGACCAGGCCCTGGTGAAGCAGCGCACCGTGCTCTCGCCCGAGGCGTTCAGCGCCAAGCGTGGCGAGTTCGAAAAAGAGGTCGCCGAGGTCCAGAAGAACGTCCAGGCGCGCCGCCGCGAGCTGGACGAGGTCACCGCGGTGGCCCTGGCCGAGGTGCGCGAGGCGATCATCCAGGTCGTCTCGCAGCTGGCCGAGGCCAAGGGCTTCAACGTCGTGGTGCCGTCCTCCACCGTGCTGGTGTTCTCGCCCCGGATCGACATCACCATGGACGTGCTGCAGCGCCTGGACGAGCGCCTGCCCGACGTGAAGGTGGCCGAGACGGCGCCGGAACTGTCGCAGCAGCCCCAGCAGCCGCAGTGA
- the lpxD gene encoding UDP-3-O-(3-hydroxymyristoyl)glucosamine N-acyltransferase, translated as MADPRFFDRTGPCRLGELAELVQATLEGDPDLLIEDVANLALAGPADLSFFDHRRYAADLAATKAAAVVARPANAEAIPAGKARLLVRDPQLAMALIAARFYPGELAQDGVPGETRIAPGAHVDPSARLGAGVEVGPGAVVMAEAELAEGVQVAPNAVIGSHVRIGAWSRIGAGATLSHCQLGARVVIHPGVRIGQDGFGFAMGASHRKVPQLGRVLVEDDVEIGANSTVDRGSGSDTVIGRGSKIDNLVMIAHNVRIGAHCVVVAQSGISGSTSIGDHSVLAAQSGVTGHLTIGPRVQLAARSAVKDDLPGDAIYGGAPAVPVGEWRRQVAAVQMLGRRKKRGDGR; from the coding sequence ATGGCCGATCCCAGATTTTTCGACCGGACCGGCCCCTGCCGGCTGGGTGAGCTGGCGGAGCTGGTCCAGGCGACGCTGGAAGGCGATCCGGACCTGCTGATCGAGGACGTGGCGAACCTGGCCTTGGCGGGCCCGGCCGACCTGTCGTTCTTCGACCACCGCCGTTATGCCGCCGATCTCGCCGCCACCAAGGCCGCCGCGGTGGTGGCCAGGCCTGCCAATGCCGAGGCGATCCCGGCCGGCAAGGCCCGGCTGCTGGTGCGCGACCCGCAGCTGGCGATGGCGCTGATCGCGGCGCGCTTCTACCCGGGCGAGCTGGCGCAGGACGGGGTGCCCGGCGAGACCCGCATAGCGCCCGGCGCCCATGTGGATCCCAGCGCCCGGCTGGGGGCTGGCGTCGAGGTGGGCCCGGGTGCCGTGGTCATGGCCGAGGCGGAGCTTGCCGAGGGCGTGCAGGTGGCGCCCAACGCCGTGATCGGCAGCCATGTCCGGATCGGCGCCTGGAGCCGGATCGGCGCGGGTGCTACCCTGTCCCACTGCCAGCTCGGCGCCCGGGTGGTGATCCATCCCGGGGTGCGGATCGGCCAGGACGGGTTCGGCTTCGCCATGGGCGCCAGCCACCGCAAGGTCCCCCAGCTCGGCCGCGTCCTGGTGGAGGACGACGTGGAGATCGGCGCCAACAGCACGGTCGATCGCGGCAGCGGCTCGGACACGGTGATCGGCCGCGGCAGCAAGATCGACAACCTGGTGATGATCGCGCACAACGTGCGGATCGGCGCGCACTGCGTCGTGGTCGCCCAGTCGGGCATTTCCGGCAGCACCTCGATCGGCGACCACAGCGTGCTGGCGGCCCAGTCCGGGGTGACCGGGCACCTGACCATCGGGCCGCGCGTCCAGCTCGCCGCGCGCAGCGCCGTGAAGGACGACCTGCCCGGCGACGCCATCTATGGCGGCGCCCCGGCAGTGCCGGTGGGCGAGTGGCGGCGGCAGGTCGCGGCGGTCCAGATGCTTGGCAGAAGAAAGAAGAGAGGAGACGGCCGGTGA
- the fabZ gene encoding 3-hydroxyacyl-ACP dehydratase FabZ, with protein sequence MSQQGRFEPGTPLPDIDYTGVLQRIPHRYPMLMVDGVTEIEAFKRAVGIKNVTFNEPFFQGHFPSDPIMPGVLVIEALAQAAAVLVVASLGPDFEGTLVYFSTVDEVKFRRPVRPGNQLKLEVVLERSKLMIYKFRGRAMVGDNLATECSFSAKVMAGGRSGG encoded by the coding sequence GTGAGCCAGCAGGGTCGGTTCGAGCCGGGTACGCCGCTTCCCGACATCGACTATACGGGCGTCCTCCAGCGGATCCCGCATCGCTATCCCATGCTGATGGTCGACGGGGTGACCGAGATCGAGGCGTTCAAGCGCGCGGTCGGCATCAAGAACGTCACCTTCAACGAGCCGTTCTTCCAGGGCCATTTCCCCAGCGACCCGATCATGCCGGGCGTGCTGGTGATCGAGGCGCTGGCCCAGGCGGCGGCGGTGCTGGTGGTGGCCTCGCTGGGTCCGGACTTCGAGGGAACCCTGGTCTATTTCTCCACCGTGGACGAAGTGAAGTTCCGCCGCCCGGTCCGTCCGGGCAACCAGCTCAAGCTTGAGGTGGTGCTCGAGCGCTCCAAGCTGATGATCTACAAGTTCCGCGGCCGCGCCATGGTCGGCGACAACCTCGCCACCGAATGCTCGTTCTCCGCCAAGGTGATGGCGGGGGGACGCAGCGGTGGCTGA